In Molothrus aeneus isolate 106 unplaced genomic scaffold, BPBGC_Maene_1.0 scaffold_34, whole genome shotgun sequence, a single window of DNA contains:
- the LOC136570404 gene encoding LOW QUALITY PROTEIN: serine/threonine-protein kinase pim-1-like (The sequence of the model RefSeq protein was modified relative to this genomic sequence to represent the inferred CDS: inserted 1 base in 1 codon): MPRPARCPLVGPPRPRPYPARRGSAWAGLSPYRLWRRRKSCLLWCWRSIAVFWLSLARALAQPRPRPRPRTKPLPWFRPQPLRCRPAPAPWPRAWPAASPLRAPLLASSAAGPEPPQPGAARQAAARWAGGCPGQKSGSAVPPARAEKPPLEQLYRQGLLLGSGGCGSVYSGAWLADGAPVAIKRVSRXRISEWARLRNGALVPLELALLWMVSWPGFHGVVRLLDWFDVPEGFALVMERPQHSEDPWYFLHERRFLTEPVARGLFRQVLEAVQHCSSRGVLHRDIKAENVLVDLATGEAKLIDFGCGTILQDTFYTRMSGTPEYSPPEWILFGCYHGQPATIWSLGILLYDLVCGHLPFRTNKDIVQGQLIFPSPVSQECQHLIRWCLSMDPTHRPCLEDLFEHSWLQEPCLAQEIAEMHP; the protein is encoded by the exons ATGCCGCGTCCCGCAAGGTGCCCCTTGGTGGGGCCACCCCGTCCCCGCCCCTACCCGGCCCGCCGTGGTTccgcctgggctgggctctctcCGTACCGGCTGTGGCGCCGCAGGAAGAGCTGCTTGCTCTGGTGCTGGCGGAGCATCGCGGTCTTTTGGCTCAGCCTGGCGCGggctctggcccagccccggccAAGGCCCCGGCCCCGAACGAAGCCCCTGCCGTGGTTCCGCCCGCAGCCGCTCCGCTGccgcccagctcctgccccatggCCGAGAGCATGGCCAGCAGCTTCCCCGCTCCGAGCTCCGCTGCTCGCCAGCTcggccgccggccccgagccGCCACAGCCTGGGGCGGCTCGGCAAGCAGCAGCGCGCTGGGCAGGCGGGTGCCCCGGGCAGAAGAGCGGGAGCGCAGTGCCGCCCGCACGGGCGGAGAagcctcccctggagcagctctacCGGCAAGgcctgctgctgggcagtggcGGCTGCGGCAGCGTTTACTCCGGGGCCTGGCTCGCCGACGGCGCCCCG GTGGCCATCAAGCGAGTGTCCC AGCGCATCTCGGAGTGGGCGCGGCTG CGCAACGGCGCccttgtgcccctggagctggcgctGCTGTGGATGGTGTCGTGGCCTGGCTTCCACGGCGTCGTGCGGCTCCTGGACTGGTTCGACGTGCCCGAGGGGTTCGCCCTGGTCATGGAGCGTCCGCAGCACAGTGAGGACCCCTGGTACTTCCTGCACGAGCGGCGGTTCCTGACGGAGCCCGTGGCGCGGGGGCTGTtccgccaggtgctggaggccgtgcagcactgcagcagccgcgGCGTCCTGCACCGCGACATCAAGGCCGAGAACGTCCTCGTCGACCTGGCCACGGGCGAGGCGAAGCTCATCGACTTCGGCTGCGGCACGATCCTCCAGGACACGTTCTACACCCGGATGTCAG GAACGCCGGAGTACAGCCCACCAGAGTGGATCCTCTTTGGCTGCTaccatggccagccagccactatctggtccctgggcatcctgctctatGACCTGGTCTGCGGGCACCTTCCTTTCCGCACCAACAAGGACATCGTCCAGGGCCAGCTCATCTTCCCGTCCCCGGTGTCTCAAG agtgccagcacctcatcagGTGGTGTTTATCAATGGACCCCACACACAGGCCATGCTTGGAGGACCTTTTTGAGcattcttggctgcaggagccctgcctggcccaggagatAGCAGAGATGCATCCCTGA
- the LOC136570475 gene encoding olfactory receptor 14C36-like — MSNSSSIRHFLLLALADTWQLQLLHFCLLLGISLAALLGNGLIISAVACGHHLHTPMFFFLLNLALSDLGSICTTVPKAMHNSLWDTSTISYSGCAAQVFFFAFFIAAEYFLLTIMCYDRYVSICKPLHYGTLLGSRACAHMAAAAWASGFLNALLNTANTFSLPLCHGNALGQFFCEIPQILKLSCSHSKLRELGIVVVGVCVVSGCFVFIVFSYVHIFRAVLRIPSEQGRHKAFSTCLPHLAVVSLFVSTAIFAYLKPSSISSPSLDLAVSVLYSVVPPALNPLIYSLRNQELKDALRKMMTR; from the coding sequence atgtccaacagcagctccatcaggcacttcctcctgctggcattggcagacacgtggcagctgcagctcctgcacttctgcctcttgctgggcatctccctggctgccctcctgggcaacggcctcatcatcagcgccgtagcctgcggccaccacctgcacacgcccatgttcttcttcctgctcaacctggccctcagcgacctgggctccatctgcaccactgtccccaaagccatgcacaattccctctgggacaccagcaccatctcctactcaggatgtgctgcacaggttttcttctttgcctttttcattgcaGCAGAGTATTTCCTcctgaccatcatgtgctacgaccgctacgtgtccatctgcaaacccctgcactacgggaccctcctgggcagcagagcttgtgcccacatggcagcagctgcctgggccagtggcTTCCTCAATGCTCTGCTGAACAcagccaatacattttccctgcccctgtgccatggcaatgccctgggccagttcttctgtgaaatcccacagatcctcaagctctcctgctcacactccaAACTCAGGGAACTTGGGATTGTTGTGGTTGGTGTCTGTGTAGTTTCTggctgttttgtgttcattgttTTCTCTTATGTGCAtatcttcagggctgtgctgaggatcccctctgagcagggacggcacaaagccttttccacctgcctccctcacctggcgGTGGTCTCCCTCTTTGTCAGCACTGCCATTTTTGCTTACCTGAAGCCCTcatccatctcctccccatccctagATCTGGCAGTGTCAGTTCTGTACTcggtggtgcctccagccctgaaccccctcatctacagcctgaggaaccaggagctcaaggATGCCCTGAGGAAAATGATGACCAGATGA